GCGCGACAATGGCATCTTCGATGCTCACCAGCTCCACCGCCTGTTGATAGCGGCTTTCAACTTCCGCGTCATCGCGGCCAACGATCGGACGAATGCCGGGCAGGATCGACAGCTTTTGTGCGTCGCGGCCGAAGCTATTGGCGCGTTGTTTCAGGTCCTGATAGTAGGCGCGCGCTTCGTCGAAGCCCTCGGGGCTGACGAAAATCGCATCGGAATTTTCGGCGGCGAAGTTACGGCCGTCCTCAGAAGTACCAGCCTGGAAAATCACCGGCTGACCTTGCTGCGAACGGGCGATGTTGAGCGGACCTTTCACAGAGAAGAATTCACCCTTGTGTTCCAGGGCGTGCAACTTGCCGGTGGTGAAAAACTCACCGCTTTGTTTGTTGTAGGCGAAGGCGTCGTCCTCCCAGGAGTCCCACAAACCCTTGACCACCGACACGTGCTCCTTGGCGATACGGTAGCGCACGGCGTGGGGCGGGTGCTCGGCCTTGCCGAAGTTGTCGGCGGTGCCGCTGAGCCACGACGTCACCACGTTCCACCCCGCGCGACCGCCGCTGATATGGTCCAAGGATGCAAACTGCCGGGCGACCTGGAACGGTTCGGTGTAGCTGACGGTGACGGTCGCCACCAAGCCGATGTGCCGGGTGGTCGCGGCCAGGGCCGAGAGGATGGTCAGCGGTTCGAAGCGGTTGAGGTAATGCGGGCTGGACTTCTCGTGGATGTGCAGGCTGTCGGCGATGAACACGAAGTCGAACTTCGCCGCTTCGGCCAATTGCGTTTGCTGTTTATAGAAGCCGAAATTCACACTGGCGTTGGCCAGAGCCAGTGGGTGGCGCCATTCGCCCCAGCCATGGCCGACGCCATGGACCATTGCACCGAGTTTCAGTTGACGTTGTTGGCTCATGGTTTCTACTCCTGAATCCGTCGCATCGTTAGCGCGATGCCTGGTTAAGTTGCGCACGCGGTGCGTTGAAGCTTTTATCGAAGCCTTGGGAGACATCGATGTGTTTGGTGAGAATGCCTTCCTGCTGATAGATATCCGCGGTGGTTTGCAGACCGCTGATGACCTGGTCGTCAATCGCTACCGGCGCTATGTGTGTGGCTTTGGCCACCGCCAGGTGCACCGCCAGCGGCAAGCCAGTGACTTGCGCCTGGGCGGCGGCAAACTCTTCGGGATGGGCGTTGGTCCAGCGGTAGGCACGATCGATGCGGGCAACGAAGTCGTCGAGTTGCTGGCGCTTGTCGGTGATGGCCTGGCGGGTGGCGGCCAGGTACAAGTGATTGGTCAGCAAGGTGTCGCCGCTGACCAGCACCTTGGCCTGGCTCTGCGTGGTGGCAATGGTGGTGTAAGGGTCCCAGGTCGACCAGGCGTCGGCGCTGCCGTTATCCAGCAGAATGCGCGATTCGCTGGGCAGCAGGTAAATGAACTGCACATCCTGGGTGCTCAGGCCGACATCGCGCAAAGCCTTGATCGCCAGGAAGTGACCGATGGAGCCGCGGGTAGTGACGATCCGCTTGCCCTTGAGGTCGTGGGCGTCGTTCAGCGGTGAGTCCTTGGGCGCGAGAATCGCCGTGGTATAGCGACCCTCGAAATGCACGATGCTGACGACTTTGAGTGGCGCACCGGCCCCGAGGGCAAACACGTAGGGCGCATCGCCCAGGCCGCCGATGTCCACCGCGCCGGCATTCAGCGCCTCGCCCAACGGCGCGGCGGCGGGAAACTCGGAGAACTGGATTTCGTAGGGCACATTCTTCAGCTCGCCGGACACCTCCAGCAGCACCTTGAGCGTGGACTTCTGATTGGCCACCCGCAGCGGTTGCAGGTCGGCGGCTTGCGCCGTGGTGCCGAGGCTGAGGGCAACGGCCAGCAGTAGCGATTTGAAAGGCAGGGTGATGCTCATAACGGCATGCTCCAGGCGGGTCTTGCTGTTTCAGGGCACCTCCGCCTGGAGAAAGGGGTCGGTCCGAATTGAATGTCAGGTTGTTCAGATCACAAAAAAGCCATGGGTGCCGTCGCGGGCCAACTGCTCTACCAGGCCGAATTCCCAATCCAGATACGCTTGCATCGCTTCATGCGGGTTGTCGGTGCCCTCGTAAGGGCGGCGATAGCGGTCGATGCGCGGCGAAGCCAGATGAGTTTCGCCGTGCTCCAGCGGCAGTTGCGCAGCGATCCAGCTGGCGGTGCCGTCGCGCAGCAGAAACACCGTTTTGCCGGTCAATGCCTCGACCTCGGCGACCGCCAGCCGCGCCAACTGGCTGCTGCCGCAGGTCAGTACATACCGCTGCGCCGGCGGTACCTTGGCCAGGGCTTCACGCAATTGCCCGCGCAATGCCCACCACGCGCCGGGGATATGGCGTTTCACGTAGTTGGCGCTGCTGGTGAAATCCAGCACCACGCTGTCACCCTCGGCCAGCCATTGAGACAGGGTTTCAGCGCTGATTTCCTCTACCTGCGGCGGCGTGGGAACCGGCGCCTTCCACGCACCTTTTTCACTGAAGTGCGCAGGCTGCAAGTCATCCAGCACATGCACCTCCCAACCCAATTGTGCGAGCCATGAGGCCGACATGTTGGCGCGCACGCCATCATCGTCGACCAGCACCAGGCGCGCGCCGCGCACACTGGCGAAGTGGTCGGTTTCCTGCACCAGTTGGCCGCCGGGCGTGGAGCGGGAAGCGGGCAGGTGACCGGCCTCGAATTCTTCCGGGGTGCGTACGTCGAACAGGTAAGTGCTGCGGCTCGGTTCCTGTTGCCAGCGTTGCAGGTCGGCCAGGGTGGCACGGCCCACCAGCGCTTTGTCGGCGACGCGACGGGCATCGCGGGCGGCGACGTGCCGATGCTCTTCGCTGGTCGGCGCGAATCGGCGTGACTGGCCGTGTTCCAGGGTTTGACCGGCGAGGGTCCAGCCGATGGTGCCGTTGCGCAAGGCTGAAACCGGGTTGGCGATGCCGGCGTTGATCAACGACTGCGTGCCGATAATGCTGCGGGTGCGCCCGGCGCAGTTGACGATAATGCGGGTCGCCGGATCCGGCGCCAACTCCCGGGCACGCAGCACTAACTCCGCTCCCGGTACGCTGATGCCGGTGGGAATGCTCATGGTCTGGTATTCATCAAAACGCCGGGCGTCGAGCACCACCACGTCGGCCTCGCTGTCGAGCAACGCTTGAACTTCTTCCGCCGCCAAAGACGGTGTATGACGTTGGCTTTCCACCAGTTCGCCAAAGGCTTTGCTCGGCACATTGACGTCGATGAACAACTCGCCGCCATTGATGCGCCAACCTTCCAGGCCCCCTTTGAGCAGGCTGACATTGATATAGCCCAGGCCCTGCAAGCGCTGCACGGCGATGCTCGCCAGGCCTTCGCCGTTGTCGTAGACCGTCACCGGCGTATCGCGCCGGGGAATCCTCGAGAACACTTCAAGTTCGAGCTTTGACAGCGGAATATTGGCCGCAAACAGTGGGTGCGCTTCGGC
The Pseudomonas sp. GR 6-02 genome window above contains:
- a CDS encoding LLM class flavin-dependent oxidoreductase, translated to MSQQRQLKLGAMVHGVGHGWGEWRHPLALANASVNFGFYKQQTQLAEAAKFDFVFIADSLHIHEKSSPHYLNRFEPLTILSALAATTRHIGLVATVTVSYTEPFQVARQFASLDHISGGRAGWNVVTSWLSGTADNFGKAEHPPHAVRYRIAKEHVSVVKGLWDSWEDDAFAYNKQSGEFFTTGKLHALEHKGEFFSVKGPLNIARSQQGQPVIFQAGTSEDGRNFAAENSDAIFVSPEGFDEARAYYQDLKQRANSFGRDAQKLSILPGIRPIVGRDDAEVESRYQQAVELVSIEDAIVALGRPFNDHDFSQYPLDAPFPELGDLGSNSQRGGSDRIKQLAKDEGLTLREVALRFSRPRRDFVGTPEQVADAIQKWFEEDAADGFIINSVLPDGLQYFTELVVPVLQKRGLFRSEYSGNTLRDNLGLQVPVNRYAQAEEKRAAVSGSFNPLLAAI
- a CDS encoding ABC transporter substrate-binding protein, whose protein sequence is MSITLPFKSLLLAVALSLGTTAQAADLQPLRVANQKSTLKVLLEVSGELKNVPYEIQFSEFPAAAPLGEALNAGAVDIGGLGDAPYVFALGAGAPLKVVSIVHFEGRYTTAILAPKDSPLNDAHDLKGKRIVTTRGSIGHFLAIKALRDVGLSTQDVQFIYLLPSESRILLDNGSADAWSTWDPYTTIATTQSQAKVLVSGDTLLTNHLYLAATRQAITDKRQQLDDFVARIDRAYRWTNAHPEEFAAAQAQVTGLPLAVHLAVAKATHIAPVAIDDQVISGLQTTADIYQQEGILTKHIDVSQGFDKSFNAPRAQLNQASR
- a CDS encoding rhodanese-related sulfurtransferase: MSTALTRSYAEIRQALLNREELALVDVREEAPFAEAHPLFAANIPLSKLELEVFSRIPRRDTPVTVYDNGEGLASIAVQRLQGLGYINVSLLKGGLEGWRINGGELFIDVNVPSKAFGELVESQRHTPSLAAEEVQALLDSEADVVVLDARRFDEYQTMSIPTGISVPGAELVLRARELAPDPATRIIVNCAGRTRSIIGTQSLINAGIANPVSALRNGTIGWTLAGQTLEHGQSRRFAPTSEEHRHVAARDARRVADKALVGRATLADLQRWQQEPSRSTYLFDVRTPEEFEAGHLPASRSTPGGQLVQETDHFASVRGARLVLVDDDGVRANMSASWLAQLGWEVHVLDDLQPAHFSEKGAWKAPVPTPPQVEEISAETLSQWLAEGDSVVLDFTSSANYVKRHIPGAWWALRGQLREALAKVPPAQRYVLTCGSSQLARLAVAEVEALTGKTVFLLRDGTASWIAAQLPLEHGETHLASPRIDRYRRPYEGTDNPHEAMQAYLDWEFGLVEQLARDGTHGFFVI